One Microbacterium keratanolyticum DNA window includes the following coding sequences:
- a CDS encoding DUF4352 domain-containing protein, with the protein MTAQTWLRRAAPWAGAAVLLVAAWGVGVATPPEYAIEPAHVVTAQIGEEAGGRNIVATVTDVRAARGASTPTWQAPGTWLVVDLDAAAVVSSAAGLRGVTLQIGDLTFRASERMESFFGQRLVAGVPRSGSVAFELPEGALTGTAVLSFSTGSDTRGDSVIQVPIDLDALPVAADAELLPNGWSAR; encoded by the coding sequence ATGACCGCGCAGACCTGGCTGCGCCGCGCCGCCCCGTGGGCGGGAGCGGCGGTCCTCCTGGTCGCGGCCTGGGGTGTGGGCGTTGCGACTCCGCCGGAGTACGCGATCGAACCCGCGCACGTGGTCACGGCCCAGATCGGCGAGGAAGCGGGCGGACGCAACATCGTCGCGACCGTGACTGATGTGCGCGCCGCGCGAGGGGCGTCCACACCGACCTGGCAGGCCCCGGGCACCTGGCTCGTCGTCGACCTCGACGCCGCCGCCGTGGTCTCGTCGGCCGCCGGACTGCGCGGGGTGACCCTTCAGATCGGCGACCTGACATTCCGGGCGAGCGAACGCATGGAATCGTTCTTCGGGCAGCGGCTCGTGGCCGGTGTGCCGCGCTCCGGCAGCGTCGCGTTCGAGCTTCCGGAGGGCGCGCTCACCGGAACCGCCGTCCTCTCGTTCTCGACCGGCAGCGACACCCGTGGCGACTCGGTCATCCAGGTGCCCATCGACCTCGATGCGCTTCCCGTCGCCGCCGACGCCGAGCTGCTCCCGAACGGCTGGTCGGCACGATGA
- a CDS encoding proline dehydrogenase family protein, with translation MPQPLSDETRERAEKAIVLTQRWIAEASVAEVDPAAERLAGVLHDPQGLPFTVGFIDGVMRPESLAAAATQLSRVAPLAPGFLPWYLRAAVRVGGGVAPVLPTPVVPIARRMLREMVGHLVVDARPKKLGPALARIRENGSRLNLNLLGEAVLGEKEAQRRLDGIHELIRRADVDYVSVKVSAIASRLSMWAFDDVVEDVAARLLPLYLTAASDGTFINLDMEEYRDLDLTIAVFTRILEDPRLKNLEAGIVLQAYLPDALPALRELTAWAVDRVEHGGARIKVRLVKGANLAMERVEATMHGWARAPYDRKADTDANYLRCLNEALRPESTKGVRIGVAGHNLFDVAYAWLLAGDRGVRDSVEFEMLLGMAEGQVRAVSREVGRVLLYVPVVKPAEFDVAISYLVRRLEENASDENFLSSAFRLHADAALFDRECERFVSSLERSFDTTLPIGPRRTQNRLAPVHESFARPLDNAEADVAELTAAVLGIGQDARDDDGYVETAVYSSREHSPLVSAFGDPLALPQGAPGFLNTADSDPALPSTREWARGIHARIAESALGEATVRAARIKDAETLERTIVRAAAAGAEWGARPAAERAELLSRAGVVLEAHRAELIEVAASETGKVLSEADVEVSEAIDFARYYAAKAKELDTIAGAAFVPAALTVVTPPWNFPLAIPAGGVLAALAAGSAVVLKPAHQARRCAALLAEALWEAGISRDVLTLVDLDSRDLGQHLVAHPSVDRVILTGSWETAALFRSWRPDLPLLAETSGKNAIIITPSADVDLAVADLVKSAFGHAGQKCSAASLAILVGPVGRSKRFARQLSDAARSIRVGLPSDPRAEMGPVIEKPTGKLAWALNTLEADEQWLLKPQSLSEDGKLWSPGIRVGVQPGSRFHQEEFFGPVLGIMHAPSLAKAIELQNGVAYGLTAGLHTQDPEDLGFWLRRVEAGNLYVNRGITGAIVQRQPFGGWKRSAVGPGAKAGGPNYLIGLGSWKATSGGAPSSTLHLRGLDTRITALIEAAQPSLDFDGFEWLRRAALADAVAWDREFGRVRDVSRLGVERNLFRYRPVPVAVRAAGDAPWRELLRVTIAAIRAGSDFTLSTPVGLPAAVRRVLGELRVPVSVETDDEWIERMRRRGDAVGIDADATGDSVVAVPAARTRIIGGAAAVAALHRALAEAVDGDPDLAVYDGEVTTAGRIELLPFVREQSIAITAHRFGHPDAWSEDVI, from the coding sequence ATGCCGCAACCACTGTCCGACGAGACCCGAGAACGCGCCGAGAAGGCGATCGTTCTGACGCAGCGGTGGATCGCGGAAGCATCCGTCGCCGAGGTGGATCCTGCGGCCGAGCGGCTCGCCGGGGTGCTGCACGACCCGCAGGGGCTGCCGTTCACGGTCGGCTTCATCGACGGCGTCATGCGCCCTGAGAGCCTCGCCGCCGCTGCGACGCAGCTCAGCAGGGTCGCCCCGCTCGCCCCGGGCTTTCTGCCCTGGTATCTGCGCGCGGCTGTGCGCGTGGGAGGTGGCGTCGCGCCGGTTCTGCCGACGCCGGTCGTGCCGATCGCCCGGCGGATGCTGCGCGAGATGGTGGGCCACCTCGTGGTGGATGCCCGCCCGAAGAAGCTGGGGCCGGCTCTCGCGCGGATTCGAGAGAACGGCTCGCGGCTCAACCTCAATCTCCTCGGAGAGGCCGTGCTCGGCGAGAAGGAGGCGCAGCGTCGACTCGATGGCATCCACGAGCTCATCCGCCGAGCCGACGTGGACTACGTCTCGGTGAAGGTCTCGGCGATCGCCAGCCGCCTGTCGATGTGGGCGTTCGACGATGTCGTCGAGGATGTCGCCGCTCGTCTGCTGCCGCTGTACCTGACGGCCGCGAGCGATGGCACCTTCATCAACCTCGACATGGAGGAGTACCGCGACCTCGATCTGACGATCGCGGTGTTCACGCGGATTCTCGAAGACCCCCGCCTGAAGAATCTCGAAGCGGGGATCGTCCTGCAGGCGTACCTGCCCGATGCCCTTCCCGCGCTGCGGGAGCTCACCGCCTGGGCCGTCGATCGTGTCGAGCACGGCGGCGCGCGCATCAAGGTGCGTCTCGTCAAGGGCGCGAACCTCGCGATGGAACGCGTCGAGGCCACGATGCACGGCTGGGCGCGTGCCCCCTATGACCGCAAGGCAGACACGGACGCGAACTATCTGCGGTGCCTGAACGAGGCGCTGCGTCCGGAATCGACGAAGGGCGTGCGCATCGGCGTCGCCGGGCACAACCTGTTCGACGTCGCCTATGCGTGGCTGCTCGCCGGCGACCGTGGGGTGCGCGACAGCGTCGAGTTCGAGATGCTGCTGGGCATGGCAGAGGGCCAGGTGCGCGCGGTCAGCCGCGAGGTCGGTCGGGTTCTGCTGTACGTGCCGGTCGTGAAGCCCGCGGAGTTCGATGTCGCGATCAGCTACCTCGTGCGTCGCCTGGAAGAGAACGCCTCAGACGAGAACTTCCTCTCCTCGGCGTTCCGGCTGCACGCGGATGCTGCGCTCTTCGACCGCGAATGCGAGCGCTTCGTCTCCTCCCTGGAGCGATCCTTCGACACGACCCTGCCGATCGGACCGCGGCGTACGCAGAACCGTCTCGCGCCGGTGCACGAGTCCTTCGCACGCCCGCTGGACAACGCCGAGGCGGATGTGGCAGAGCTGACCGCCGCGGTTCTCGGCATCGGACAGGATGCCCGCGACGACGACGGTTACGTCGAGACCGCCGTGTACTCGTCGCGAGAGCATTCGCCGCTCGTCTCCGCGTTCGGTGATCCGCTGGCGCTGCCGCAGGGAGCCCCTGGCTTCCTGAACACCGCCGACAGCGACCCCGCGCTTCCCTCGACGCGCGAGTGGGCGCGGGGAATCCACGCCCGCATCGCGGAGTCCGCACTCGGTGAGGCGACGGTGCGCGCCGCGCGCATCAAGGACGCGGAGACCCTGGAGCGGACGATCGTGCGCGCCGCTGCGGCCGGCGCCGAATGGGGTGCGCGCCCCGCCGCGGAACGCGCCGAACTTCTCTCCCGCGCCGGTGTGGTGCTGGAAGCGCACCGTGCAGAACTCATCGAGGTCGCTGCATCCGAGACCGGCAAGGTTCTCTCAGAGGCCGATGTCGAAGTTAGCGAGGCGATCGACTTCGCCCGCTACTACGCAGCGAAGGCCAAAGAGCTCGACACGATCGCGGGTGCCGCGTTCGTGCCGGCGGCTCTCACGGTGGTCACGCCGCCCTGGAACTTCCCGCTCGCGATCCCCGCGGGCGGCGTGCTCGCCGCGCTCGCCGCAGGATCTGCGGTCGTGCTGAAGCCGGCGCACCAGGCGCGGCGCTGTGCCGCCCTGCTCGCCGAAGCGCTCTGGGAAGCCGGCATCTCGCGGGACGTGCTGACACTCGTCGACCTCGATTCGCGCGACCTCGGACAGCACCTCGTCGCGCACCCGAGCGTCGATCGGGTGATCCTCACCGGCTCGTGGGAGACCGCGGCGCTGTTCCGCAGCTGGCGTCCGGACCTGCCGCTGCTCGCCGAGACGAGCGGCAAGAACGCGATCATCATCACGCCCTCCGCGGACGTGGATCTCGCGGTCGCCGACCTCGTCAAGAGCGCGTTCGGGCACGCCGGGCAGAAGTGCTCGGCGGCGTCGCTGGCGATCCTGGTCGGACCCGTCGGGCGGTCGAAGCGCTTCGCGCGACAGCTGTCGGATGCGGCGCGCTCGATCCGCGTCGGCCTGCCGAGCGACCCGCGGGCTGAGATGGGGCCCGTGATCGAGAAGCCGACGGGCAAGCTCGCGTGGGCGCTGAACACGCTCGAAGCGGATGAGCAGTGGCTGCTGAAACCGCAGTCGCTCAGCGAGGACGGGAAGCTCTGGAGCCCCGGCATCCGCGTCGGCGTGCAACCGGGCTCACGCTTCCACCAGGAGGAGTTCTTCGGGCCGGTGCTGGGCATCATGCATGCGCCGTCGCTCGCGAAGGCCATCGAGTTGCAGAACGGGGTCGCGTACGGGCTGACCGCAGGGTTGCACACCCAGGACCCGGAGGATCTCGGGTTCTGGCTGCGCCGCGTCGAGGCCGGAAATCTGTACGTCAATCGCGGCATCACCGGGGCGATCGTGCAGCGGCAGCCGTTCGGCGGATGGAAGCGCTCGGCCGTCGGGCCCGGGGCGAAGGCAGGCGGCCCGAACTATCTGATCGGACTCGGCTCGTGGAAAGCGACGAGCGGCGGGGCGCCGTCGAGCACACTGCATCTGCGCGGGCTCGACACCCGGATCACGGCGCTCATCGAGGCCGCGCAGCCGTCGCTGGACTTCGACGGCTTCGAATGGCTGCGCCGTGCGGCGCTCGCCGATGCCGTCGCCTGGGATCGGGAGTTCGGGAGGGTCCGTGACGTCTCTCGCCTCGGCGTGGAACGCAACCTCTTCCGCTATCGCCCCGTGCCGGTCGCCGTGCGGGCTGCGGGCGATGCGCCATGGCGGGAGCTGCTGCGTGTCACGATCGCCGCGATCCGGGCGGGTTCGGACTTCACGCTGTCGACGCCGGTCGGTCTTCCGGCTGCCGTGCGCCGCGTGCTCGGGGAGCTGAGAGTTCCGGTGTCGGTCGAGACGGACGACGAGTGGATCGAGCGGATGCGTCGTCGCGGCGATGCCGTCGGGATCGATGCGGATGCCACGGGCGATTCCGTCGTCGCGGTGCCCGCGGCGCGCACTCGCATCATCGGCGGGGCGGCAGCTGTCGCAGCACTCCACCGGGCGCTCGCGGAGGCCGTCGACGGCGATCCTGACCTCGCGGTGTACGACGGAGAGGTCACGACGGCCGGCCGTATCGAGCTGCTGCCGTTCGTGCGGGAGCAGTCGATCGCGATCACGGCACATCGCTTCGGGCATCCGGATGCCTGGTCGGAGGACGTCATCTGA
- a CDS encoding helix-turn-helix transcriptional regulator, whose amino-acid sequence MVKPTLVTNVIREHREAAGLTQAELARQIGVTRQTLIAIEQGRYSPTLELAFQIARAFRLPLDDIFQYPGA is encoded by the coding sequence ATGGTCAAGCCCACGCTCGTCACCAACGTGATCCGTGAGCACCGTGAAGCCGCCGGGCTCACACAGGCCGAGCTCGCTCGCCAGATCGGCGTCACCCGCCAGACCCTCATCGCGATCGAGCAGGGCAGGTATTCGCCGACGCTCGAACTCGCATTCCAGATCGCACGAGCCTTCCGGCTCCCGCTCGACGACATCTTCCAGTACCCCGGCGCCTGA
- a CDS encoding NAD(P)-dependent alcohol dehydrogenase: MTQKTAALPHTMTAWQRETYGSAGGTHLARIPVPTPGRGEVLLKVRATTLNAADVRILLGDPLLVRPVFGLRRPKQPVRGIDVAATVVAMGPDATGVTRGDEVIVELPGGGGLAPYAVAPAERLVKRPATLAPEAAACLPIAGGTAWQALDLAGVDEQTGRVLILGASGGVGTFAVQLAALHGAEVWATCGERNRPLVEGLGAVRTFDHRTSPLDDLPSDHFDAVIDIAGGVSLRALQRLVAPGGTVVLVVGDGGHVLGPVPRMIRAAFLSIGSRRRIRPLAATAKREIVRQLAALAADGRIAPVIEREWPFEEASAALAHVEGGHAVGKVVVRGAASAE; encoded by the coding sequence ATGACTCAGAAGACCGCGGCGCTGCCGCACACCATGACCGCCTGGCAGCGTGAAACCTACGGGTCCGCAGGGGGCACGCACCTCGCGCGGATACCCGTGCCGACGCCCGGTCGGGGCGAGGTTCTGCTGAAAGTGCGCGCTACCACGCTGAACGCCGCGGACGTGCGCATTCTGCTCGGCGACCCCCTGCTCGTTCGGCCCGTGTTCGGGTTGCGGCGGCCAAAGCAACCGGTACGAGGGATCGACGTCGCAGCCACCGTGGTCGCGATGGGCCCGGACGCCACGGGGGTCACGCGCGGAGACGAGGTCATCGTCGAGCTCCCCGGAGGCGGCGGGCTCGCCCCCTACGCGGTGGCTCCCGCCGAAAGACTTGTGAAGCGGCCGGCGACGCTCGCCCCGGAGGCCGCGGCGTGCCTGCCGATCGCCGGGGGGACCGCGTGGCAGGCGCTGGATCTGGCGGGTGTCGACGAACAGACCGGACGGGTGCTGATTCTCGGCGCCTCGGGCGGCGTGGGCACCTTCGCCGTGCAGCTCGCCGCGCTGCACGGTGCCGAGGTCTGGGCCACCTGCGGTGAACGCAACCGCCCTCTCGTCGAGGGGCTCGGTGCGGTGCGGACGTTCGATCACCGCACCTCACCGCTCGACGACCTCCCCTCCGACCATTTCGACGCCGTGATCGACATTGCGGGCGGGGTGTCGTTGCGTGCGCTGCAGCGGCTTGTGGCCCCGGGCGGGACGGTCGTGCTCGTCGTCGGCGATGGCGGTCACGTTCTGGGACCCGTTCCGCGGATGATCCGTGCGGCATTCCTGTCGATCGGATCGAGGCGACGCATCCGCCCGCTGGCTGCGACGGCCAAGCGCGAGATCGTGCGTCAACTGGCGGCGCTCGCCGCAGACGGGCGGATCGCTCCGGTGATCGAACGCGAATGGCCGTTCGAGGAGGCATCCGCAGCTCTCGCCCATGTCGAAGGCGGACATGCCGTCGGCAAGGTCGTCGTGCGGGGCGCAGCATCCGCTGAATGA
- the ddaH gene encoding dimethylargininase — protein sequence MTTPETLATPATTRTAHHRRYLMCRPEHFTVSYTINPWMEPAKPTDTAKAVAQWQKLHDLYLELGHEVELIEPLAGYPDMVYTANGGFVIGGRAYVPEFRFVERQGEAPAFADWFRANGYDTVMPEEVNEGEGDFLLVGDVILAGTGFRSTGDSHREVGEVFGREVVSLNLVDPRFYHLDTAIAVLDPVQGVENGGPERANIAYLPGAFDDASRAILEERFPDAILVADEDGAVFGLNSASDGYNVIISPRAKGFEKQLRERGYNPITVDLSELLLGGGGIKCCTLELRGA from the coding sequence ATGACGACGCCCGAAACTCTCGCCACTCCGGCCACGACGCGGACCGCGCACCACCGCCGGTACCTGATGTGCCGGCCCGAGCATTTCACGGTGAGCTACACGATCAACCCCTGGATGGAGCCGGCCAAGCCGACCGACACAGCCAAGGCCGTCGCGCAGTGGCAGAAGCTGCACGACCTGTACCTTGAGCTCGGTCACGAGGTCGAGCTGATCGAGCCGCTCGCCGGCTACCCCGACATGGTCTACACGGCCAACGGCGGCTTCGTGATCGGCGGTCGCGCCTATGTTCCCGAGTTCCGCTTCGTCGAGCGACAGGGCGAGGCGCCGGCGTTCGCCGACTGGTTCCGCGCCAACGGCTACGACACGGTCATGCCCGAAGAGGTCAACGAGGGCGAGGGAGACTTCCTCCTCGTCGGCGACGTGATCCTCGCCGGCACCGGCTTCCGCTCGACGGGCGACAGCCACCGCGAGGTCGGCGAGGTCTTCGGCCGCGAGGTCGTCTCGTTGAACCTCGTCGATCCGCGTTTCTACCACCTCGACACGGCCATCGCGGTGCTCGACCCGGTGCAGGGCGTCGAGAACGGCGGCCCCGAGCGTGCCAACATCGCGTACCTGCCTGGTGCGTTCGACGACGCGAGCCGCGCGATTCTCGAAGAGCGCTTCCCCGACGCGATCCTCGTCGCGGACGAGGACGGCGCGGTGTTCGGTCTCAACTCGGCCAGCGACGGCTACAACGTCATCATCTCGCCGCGTGCCAAGGGCTTCGAGAAGCAGCTGCGCGAGCGCGGATACAACCCCATCACGGTCGATCTCTCCGAGCTGCTGCTCGGCGGCGGCGGCATCAAGTGCTGCACGCTCGAACTGCGCGGTGCCTGA
- the rocD gene encoding ornithine--oxo-acid transaminase, whose protein sequence is MSAVAGVSVEPHVAENYHPLPVVISHGEGAWVTDVDGKRYLDLLAAYSAVNFGHRHPDIVAALEKQLGRVTLTSRAFMNDQLEPFAAALARLCGKELVLPMNTGAEAVETGIKVARAWGYRVKGVTAGQARVIVAAGNFHGRTTTIVGFSDDETARDGFGPFTPGFDVVPYGDADAVAAAITPDTVAVLIEPIQGEGGVIIPPEGYLRRIREICTANNVLFVADEIQSGLGRVGTTFACDREGVVPDLYLLGKALGGGILAVSAVVGDRDVLGVIRPGEHGSTFGGNPLSAAVGHKVVEMLETGEFQKRALRLGTHLRESLEALIGHGVTAVRSAGLWAGVDIDPAYGTGREIAERLRERGVLVKDTHGQTVRIAPPIVIRATELDWAVEQLRLILEG, encoded by the coding sequence ATGAGCGCCGTCGCGGGCGTGAGCGTCGAGCCGCACGTCGCTGAGAACTATCACCCGCTGCCCGTCGTCATCTCCCATGGCGAGGGGGCGTGGGTCACCGATGTCGACGGCAAGCGTTACCTCGATCTGCTCGCGGCATACTCGGCCGTCAACTTCGGTCACCGTCATCCCGACATCGTGGCCGCGCTCGAGAAGCAGCTGGGACGCGTGACGCTCACGAGCCGGGCGTTCATGAACGACCAGCTCGAGCCGTTCGCCGCGGCCCTCGCGCGCCTGTGCGGCAAAGAGCTCGTGCTGCCCATGAACACGGGCGCCGAAGCCGTCGAGACCGGCATCAAGGTCGCTCGCGCCTGGGGCTACCGGGTCAAGGGCGTCACAGCGGGACAGGCGCGGGTCATCGTCGCCGCCGGCAACTTCCACGGACGCACGACGACGATCGTCGGCTTCAGCGACGACGAGACGGCGCGTGACGGCTTCGGCCCGTTCACGCCCGGTTTCGACGTGGTTCCGTATGGGGATGCGGATGCCGTCGCTGCGGCGATCACTCCGGACACCGTGGCCGTTCTGATCGAGCCCATCCAGGGAGAGGGCGGCGTCATCATTCCGCCCGAAGGTTACCTGCGTCGCATCCGCGAGATCTGCACCGCGAACAACGTGCTGTTCGTCGCGGACGAGATCCAATCCGGACTCGGTCGCGTCGGCACGACCTTCGCCTGCGACCGGGAGGGCGTCGTACCCGACCTGTACCTGCTGGGCAAGGCGCTGGGCGGTGGCATCCTCGCGGTATCGGCCGTCGTCGGCGATCGCGACGTGCTTGGGGTCATCCGCCCCGGTGAGCACGGTTCGACCTTCGGGGGCAACCCGCTCTCTGCCGCCGTCGGCCATAAGGTCGTCGAGATGCTGGAGACCGGGGAGTTCCAGAAGCGGGCCCTGCGGCTGGGCACTCACCTGCGGGAGTCTCTCGAGGCGCTGATCGGACACGGTGTGACCGCCGTCCGCAGTGCCGGCCTCTGGGCGGGCGTCGACATCGATCCCGCCTACGGGACGGGCCGCGAGATCGCCGAGCGCCTCCGCGAGCGCGGCGTGCTCGTGAAGGACACGCACGGTCAGACCGTGCGCATCGCGCCGCCCATCGTCATCCGGGCGACAGAGCTCGACTGGGCGGTTGAGCAGCTCCGGCTCATCCTGGAGGGCTGA